The sequence TTTCGAAGGCGGAGCAAAGATCGCATGGCATCCCTGTACCGGTTCTTCTTGATGTACCATCGCGGCGACTCGGGGCAAAAGTAGATGAGGCATACGAGTGGCACAGCCGGGATGAAAGCTGAGCCCAATTGGTATCTCCATGCCTCTGCACCAATTCCCATGACTGCGAGGTTAGCGCATGTCCCGAGAAAGATTCCAAATGCATTCCACAGCTGCCAGCTCATGACGAGCGCGCCTCGAATGGGGGCTGGTGAGTTTTCTGCAGCAAAGATGGGCACTATTTATCGAAACCAAGTTAGCATCTCAAAAGCTGCCCGGTACATGTAAAAAGAGGAATCATAAGTCAAACTTACCGGTAGATGCCTTTGCGCCCATCCCAACGCCCATAAGCAGACGGCATATCAAGAGCCTAGGCCACGTATTGCAAAAGGCACTCCCCAGGACGGGCCAAAGACAAAAGTTGGCAGACGCGAAAATAGCCCCGCGGCGCCCAAAGTGATAGTTCAAGGGATCCGACAGCCAGCAGCCGACAAGCGATGTCCCGATGTAGGGCGCCGCATTGACGAGGCCGACGATGAGCTTGTCATGGATGCTGTCGGAGTCTATGCCATACGCACGAGGAAAGGCAAGGTTTGCACCGTTTGACCCGGTCTGGTCCCAGCCCTGCACGGCGGCGCCGATGGAGCACGTAACGACGGTCAGGAACAACGTCCAGGGGATGCGCCACTTGTGCAGCACCTCGTTGCGGAGAGCTTCAACCTCTTGCGGGCTCAGGGCCTCGGAGCCGGTGATGTCTTCGTAGCCAGTAGGGTCCTGGGCAACAAGCGCGCCCTTGCGGATGATGGAGCGATAGTCCTCCAGGGACTTTGTGCGGCAGAAGTCGTCGACATCGTTGAGTAGAGTTCGTCGCGGGATGCCGATGAGTGGGTTTTTGATTCTAAGACACGGGGAGACGGGAGAGGGACAAATTAGACGGGCTCCGGGATGAAGAATGGAGGGGCTCACCACGTGGTGGAGCAGAACAATGGGCGGGTGAACTCACTTTGCTTCCGTGTTGGCATTGAAGTTTATGCTGCTCCGCGCTTTCGAGCGGTCCGCAGACTCGGCTGAGAAGGACGACGAGACATGGTACTCGTTGGAGGCTCTATGGCGGATACGGTCAGCTTCAGCAGCGGCGttggctctggctccagTATCAGCGGCAGGtagcgatgatggcgacgaggcACGAGACATGTCTGACACCGCACGTGTGTTTCAAGCCAAGGGAAAAGACAGCCGCAGATGCAGTGGCAAATGCAACGAAAGGAGAATGATGTACATAAGAAGGGGACATACATGGTGATCTCGTCGACCCGACTctgcgacgacgacgacgatgacatgGCGGTGGTTGAGCGGCACCGACGCCGACGACGAGCAAATCCGGGGAAGCGTCAACCACGCACAACAGATGTGGGGATCCGTCCCGATCCCCCTCTGGCAATCTCGCCTTCGTGCTTCTGCGATTGCACGGCTGGGCGGAGACGAGAGCGGATACGTCGCAATAGTGCGTGCAGCGCAGATGGCAGGCCGGTCCGGGGTGGTGTCTAAGCAAAGAAGGGGACGAGAGAGGCGGGCAAATCCAGGCGCAGAGGGAGGAAACAACGCGAGATGCGAGAGACcagaggaaaagggaagaaaaaggcaccGCGAGCTAGTTCGGATCCAAGTTCTGATGGCCACGCCTCGCTCTTTGCGCGGGAGTCGAGAAGCCGGTTTGGTCCACCGGGCCGCTTCGCTGCTTGGccgtggagaagaggagcagaa comes from Trichoderma asperellum chromosome 3, complete sequence and encodes:
- a CDS encoding uncharacterized protein (TransMembrane:10 (i123-143o203-224i267-287o293-312i383-403o423-441i448-470o476-493i514-541o547-565i)~EggNog:ENOG41) produces the protein MSSSSSSQSRVDEITIASNEYHVSSSFSAESADRSKARSSINFNANTEAKIKNPLIGIPRRTLLNDVDDFCRTKSLEDYRSIIRKGALVAQDPTGYEDITGSEALSPQEVEALRNEVLHKWRIPWTLFLTVVTCSIGAAVQGWDQTGSNGANLAFPRAYGIDSDSIHDKLIVGLVNAAPYIGTSLVGCWLSDPLNYHFGRRGAIFASANFCLWPVLGSAFCNTWPRLLICRLLMGVGMGAKASTVPIFAAENSPAPIRGALVMSWQLWNAFGIFLGTCANLAVMGIGAEAWRYQLGSAFIPAVPLVCLIYFCPESPRWYIKKNRYRDAMRSLLRLRNNPIQAGRDIYYIHVQLEVEAEFMGSGNYVKRFIELFTLPRVRRATLAAFTVMIAQQMCGINIIAFYSSTVFLDAGASQTGSLWASWGFGLVNFLFAFPAVWTIDTFGRRSLLLFTFPQMAWTLLAAGLCNLIPGKDGPHLGFVAMFIYLFAAFYSPGEGPVPFTYSAEVFPLSHREVGMAFAVATCLFWAAVLSITFPLMLARLGVTGSFGLYALFNVMALVMIFLWLPETKQRTLEELDYIFAVPSRVFMKYQVTKTLPWWIKRWILLRKDATLEPLYTLDVAEHHDSEDGEDQFENDKAKVELKDIVGFTPVTVNPRPPSSEAV